Below is a window of Actinomycetota bacterium DNA.
TTGTCGCGCATAGCGCTGGACGAGATGAAGCCGCTCGTCGTGGCGGTCGACGCCGCGAACGGCATGGGCGGCAAGGTGGTCCCGGCGGTGCTCGGGCGGCTGCCCATCGAGGTCGTCCCCCTGTACTTCGAGCTGGACGGAACCTTCCCGAACCACCCGGCCGACCCGATCCAGCCCGAGAACCTCCGCGACCTGCAGGGGTTGGTCAGGAGCAGGGGAGCCGACGTCGGCCTGGCGTTCGACGGCGACGCCGACCGGGTCTTCCTCCTCGACGAGCACGCGCGTCCGGTCTCCGGCAGCCTGACCACCGCGCTCGTCACGCAGGCGATCCTGACCGACCACCCTGGGGAGACCGTGATCTACAACGCGATCTGCTCCCGCGTCGTGCCCGAGGTGATCGAGGAGCTCGGGGGCCGCGGGGTCCGGTCGAAGGTCGGCCACTCGTTCATCAAGCAGCTCATGGCCGAGCACGAGGCGGTGTTCGGCGGCGAGCACTCCGGGCACTACTACTTCCGGGACAACTACCGGGCGGACTCCGGGCTGCTCGCGTCGCTGTACGTGCTGGACACGATCTCCCGCTCGGGCCGGACGCTGGGAGAGCTGCTCGCGCCGTTGGACCGTTACTCGAACTCGGGCGAGATCAACTCGGTGGTGACCGACCAGACGGCGGCGCTCGAAGCCGTCTCGGCCGGGTTCG
It encodes the following:
- the manB gene encoding phosphomannomutase/phosphoglucomutase (converts mannose-6-phosphate to mannose-1-phosphate; the resulting product is then converted to GDP-mannose by ManC which is then used in the synthesis of mannose-containing glycoconjugates that are important for mediating entry into host cells) — encoded protein: MDLDPIFKAYDIRGLYPEQIDADAARRIGRAFAVFTASPEVLVGRDMRESSPELAAAFIEGVTAAGSDAVDLGLCSTDLVYYASGHLGRPGAMFTASHNPAVYNGIKMCGPGAAPIGIDTGLLEIKALATDLPPEAPRRGSVSQRDLLDEFADHLLSRIALDEMKPLVVAVDAANGMGGKVVPAVLGRLPIEVVPLYFELDGTFPNHPADPIQPENLRDLQGLVRSRGADVGLAFDGDADRVFLLDEHARPVSGSLTTALVTQAILTDHPGETVIYNAICSRVVPEVIEELGGRGVRSKVGHSFIKQLMAEHEAVFGGEHSGHYYFRDNYRADSGLLASLYVLDTISRSGRTLGELLAPLDRYSNSGEINSVVTDQTAALEAVSAGFAEAAQDRLDGLTVSDADWWFNVRPSNTEPLLRLNVEATSEGLMAEVRDRVLSIIR